A stretch of Colletotrichum lupini chromosome 2, complete sequence DNA encodes these proteins:
- a CDS encoding sugar transporter codes for MIPAVQLIFMIYLCPESPRWYMKMNRPADAFASLQRLRFTKLQAARDLLLIHIALETDKSLFAHRGSALKRFQELFTIPRIRRANLAAATIMLAQQMCGINIISFYSSSIFVESGFSEQRALWASWGFGLVNFTFAIPALWLIDSYGRRTLLLTTFPHMAWTLLAAGSCFLIGGDGTARLALIALFIFSFTAFYSIGLGPVCFVYAAEVCPLSHRELGMAWSVVINAVGASILGLTFLYMLSALTPTGAFGFYCGLNILALLMIFAFLPETKQLTLEELDVVFAREVVFESISHGSSSQDM; via the exons ATGATACCGGCAGTGCAGCTCATCTTCATGATTTATCTTTGCCCGGAAA GTCCACGTTGGTACATGAAGATGAACAGGCCGGCTGATGCATTTGCGTCGCTGCAGAGGTTGCGGTTCACCAAGCTACAGGCTGCTCGCGATCTGCTACTCATACACATTGCTCTCGAGACAGATAAGAGCCTATTTGCTCACAGGGGAAGTGCATTGAAGCGCTTCCAGGAGTTGTTCACAATTCCCAGGATACGGAGGGCCAATCTGGCCGCGGCGACGATTATGCTGGCCCAACAAATGTGTGGCA TTAATATCATATCGTTCTACTCGTCATCGATCTTCGTCGAATCCGGATTCTCTGAGCAGAGGGCACTGTGGGCATCATGGGGCTTTGGACTGGTGAACTTCACTTTCGCTATCCCCGCCCTGTGGCTCATCGACAGCTACGGTCGTCGAACCCTTCTGCTCACCACGTTCCCGCACATGGCATGGACCTTGCTTGCAGCGGGGTCCTGTTTCCTCATTGGAGGCGACGGAACGGCTCGACTTGCCCTCATCGCGCTCTTCATCTTCTCATTCACGGCCTTCTACAGCATTGGCCTCGGTCCCGTTTGCTTCGTCTACGCGGCAGAGGTTTGCCCTTTGTCCCACCGAGAACTTGGTATGGCCTGGAGCGTCGTTATCAACGCTGTCGGGGCTTCCATCTTGGGACTGACTTTTCTCTACATGCTGTCTGCGCTCACTCCGACGGGGGCGTTCGGCTTCTACTGTGGCTTGAACATATTAGCTCTACTTATGATCTTTGCCTTCTTGCCTGAGACCAAGCAGTTGACGTTGGAGGAGTTGGATGTAGTGTTTGCT CGGGAAGTTGTGTTTGAGTCAATTTCTCACGGATCCTCGTCACAGGATATGTAA
- a CDS encoding metalloprotease, with translation MRLKASLLSCLVTALGVTSQRTCGTPAPLQEHEEVSRVFRLTENANGLAKPVPININIYWHVVAANETVDGGFHSQSTLDRQLAVMNGAFAPHDVQLTQVGTDWTINASWAAESPVSITMKKALRKGTYADLNIYFIPDTPLLGFASWPDAVVVGSDEFYMDGVVIRAASVPGGSLSPYNGGHTATHETGHWLGLYHTFQGDECGGDGDFVDDTPFEAEEAFGCPIGRDTCPDLPGADPVTNYMDYSDDACFTHFTSGQGVRMHSFWDKYRAQYQ, from the exons ATGCGGCTGAAAGCTTCGCTTCTATCATGCCTCGTGACCGCCTTGGGCGTCACAAGCCAGCGTACCTGCGGCACCCCGGCCCCCCTCCAGGAACATGAAGAAGTGTCCCGCGTTTTTCGGCTAACGGAAAATGCGAACGGCTTGGCGAAACCGGTTCCAATCAATATCAACATCTACTGGCACGTCGTTGCGGCAAACGAAACCGTCGACGGCGGGTTTCATTCTCAAAGCACCTTGGACAGACAATTGGCCGTCATGAATGGAGCCTTTGCGCCCCATGATGTGCAGCTCACTCAGGTCGGTACCGACTGGACGATCAACGCATCGTGGGCTGCCGAGTCACCAGTGTCCATCACCATGAAGAAAGCGCTTAGAAAGGGCACTTACGCGGACTTGAACATCTACTTTATACCCGATACGCCGCTCCTTGGTTTCGCTTCCTGGCCAGACGCCGTGGTAGTCGGCTCAGACGAGTTCTACATGGATGGTGTCGTCATTCGAGCTGCATCTGTTCCTGGAGGCTCCCTCAGTCCGTATAACGGCGGCCACACGGCGACCCACGAAACCGGCCATTGGCTTGGAC TATACCACACGTTTCAGGGCGATGAATGCGGTGGAGATGGTGACTTCGTCGACGACACACCATTTGAGGCGGAAGAGGCCTTTGGGTGTCCTATCGGCCGCGATACGTGCCCCGATCTTCCCGGGGCTGATCCTGTTACCAACTACATGGATTACTCCGATGA CGCCTGCTTTACACACTTTACCTCCGGCCAAGGGGTTCGGATGCATTCATTCTGGGATAAATACCGTGCCCAGTATCAGTAA